The Brassica oleracea var. oleracea cultivar TO1000 chromosome C6, BOL, whole genome shotgun sequence genome includes a region encoding these proteins:
- the LOC106299956 gene encoding replication factor C subunit 5: MTETTSAMDIDVDENLPRKPSNKGKDVAGFVAPPQSKTTPWVEKYRPQSLDDVAAHRDIVDTIDRLTNENKLPHLLLYGPPGTGKTSTILAVARKLYGPKYRNMILELNASDDRGIDVVRQQIQDFASTQSFSLGKSSVKLVLLDEADAMTKDAQFALRRVIEKYTKSTRFALIGNHVNKIIPALQSRCTRFRFAPLDPVHVSQRLKHVIEAEGLDVSESGLAALVRLSNGDMRKAMNILQSTHMASEKITEEDVYLCTGNPLPRDIEQISHWLLNEPFAESYKKISEMKTRKGLAIVDIVREVTMFVFKIKMPSNVRVQLINDLADIEYRLSFGCNDKLQLGAIISTFTHARSALVAAAK; this comes from the exons ATGACTGAGACTACATCGGCGATGGACATTGACGTAGACGAAAATCTCCCTCGCAAGCCGAGTAACAAGGGCAAAGACGTCGCCGGTTTCGTTGCTCCGCCGCAGAGCAAGACGACGCCTTGGGTCGAAAAATACAGACCTCAATCGCTAGACGACGTCGCAGCACATCGCGACATCGTTGATACAA TTGATAGGCTGACCAATGAGAACAAGTTGCCGCATCTTCTGTTGTATGGTCCACCTGGTACTGGCAAAACATCCACCATTCTAGCTGTTGCACGGAAGCTGTATGGACCCAAGTACCGTAATATGATTCTTGAACTCAACGCCTCGGATGATAGAGGGATTGATGTTGTGAGGCAGCAGATTCAAGATTTCGCTAGCACTCAGAGCTTCTCACT AGGAAAGTCTTCGGTGAAGTTGGTTCTGCTGGATGAAGCAGATGCCATGACAAAAGATGCTCAGTTTGCCCTGCGTAGAG TGATTGAGAAATACACAAAGAGTACTAGGTTCGCGCTCATCGGAAACCATGTCAATAAGATCATCCCAGCTTTACAGTCCAGATGTACCCGTTTTAGATTTGCTCCTCTTGATCCTGTTCATGTGAGTCAACGTCTTAAACATGTCATAGAAGCTGAAGG GCTTGATGTAAGCGAGAGTGGTTTGGCGGCTCTTGTACGGCTGAGCAATGGAGACATGAGGAAAGCCATGAACATTTTGCAG TCAACGCATATGGCGTCAGAGAAAATCACAGAGGAAGATGTGTACCTCTGCACTGGAAACCCACTACCCAGGGACATTGAGCAGATATCTCACTGGCTTCTGAATGAACCGTTTGCTGAGAGCTACAAAA AAATATCAGAAATGAAGACGAGAAAAGGACTTGCCATTGTTGATATCGTCAGAGAGGTTACCAT GTTTGTGTTTAAGATCAAGATGCCTTCAAATGTCAGAGTTCAACTGATCAACGATTTGGCAGACATCGA GTACAGATTGAGTTTTGGATGCAACGATAAACTGCAGCTTGGAGCTATCATTTCAACTTTCACTCACGCCCGGTCTGCATTGGTTGCTGCAGCAAAGTAA
- the LOC106299954 gene encoding uncharacterized protein LOC106299954: MQMLKAFLPVAQEETFSSSLSRKMDMDDPEKAMSTVAQLIEQLHTKTSSPQDKELTTARLLGIAKSRKEARRLIGSYPQAMPLFISMLRNGTALAKVNVASIFCVLCKDKDLRLKVLLGGCIPPLLSVLKSGTIDTRKAAAEAIYEVSSAGISDDHIGMKIFITEGVVPTLWDQLSLKGNQDRVVEGYVTGALRNLCGVDNGYWRVVLEGSGVDIVVSLLSSDNPNSQANAASLLARLVLSFCDIIQKILNSEVVKSLVQLLEQINDTKVRASAADALEALSSRSDEAKKCVKDAGGVNALIGAIVAPSKECMQGENGQALQEHATGALANVFGGMSHLIIYLGEVSQSPRLTEPIGDVIGALAYALMIFKQTESSEKIFDPRVIESILVKLLKPLDTKLIQERILEAMASLYGNSSLSCYLDDAEAKRVLIALITMASADVREHLIAFLSRLCHDKVGIWEAVGKREGIQLFISFLGLSSEQHQEYAVEMLEILTAQIDDSKWAVTAAGGIPPLVQLLETGSQKAKEDASRILWNLCCHSEEIRDCVERAGGIPAFLWLLKTGGLNSQETSAKTLLKLVRTADPATINQLLALLLGDDPASKVHVIQVLGHVLSKASQEDIVHKGCAANKALRSLVQSLTSSREETKEHTASVLADLFSSKQDICDHLETDDIINPWIKLLTSNSQNVAKQVARALDALSRPVKKNSNKKKAYIAEGDLKALIKLAKDSSIESAENAVSALANLLSDPDIAAEALAEDVVSAFTRILADGSSEGKRNASRALHQLLKNFPVCDVLKGSAQCRFAILSLVDSLKSVDMDSPDAFDVLEVVAVLARAKNGVNFSYPPLTALSEVPSSLETLVQCLSEGRTLVQDKAIEILSRLCCDQQFLISELIVSRPKSIGVLADRIVNASSLEVRVGGTALLLCATKEKKQLITEALDQSGFSKLLLRALVDMIKDNSKCYSIETEVLTPKGFMEKNVFQDTGGFYFPDPAKILGGTVALWLLCLLTSVDANSKLIVVEAGGLEVLFAKLARHTSSPQAEFEDTEGIWISALLLAIMFQNDNVSSSSTTMQIIPTLGLLLRSDELIDRYFAAHAMASLVCTKNRGINLTIANSGAISGIINLLGYVESEILNLVALANEFSLVKEPDQVILQHLFEIEDVRLGSTARKSIPLLVDLLRPIPDRPGAPQFAVQTLIRIADGSDANKLLMAEAGAVEALTKYLSLSPQDSMERTISELLRVLFSNHELRQNEVALNSLNQLIAVLRLGSRSARYSAAGALNELFDAESIRNSEIAHQAAQPLMDMLGTVSETEQEVALSALIKLSSGNTSNTALLIDVEGSLLENVNKILSSASASEELKINAAKLCSVVFLNKNVRASPSASGCLKPLTTLMQSERNAAVEAAVCAIKILLDDEQQLEIAAGHDIQELLVGLVSGTNYRIIEASLSALIKLGKDRVPRKLDMVEAGIIDRCLELLPGASSSLCSSVAELFRILTNSGVIAKRPDVTKTVEPLFMVLLRSDLTLWGQHSALQALVNILEKQQSLEAFSFTPSEAIVPLISFLESSSQAIQQLGAELLSHFLTMEDFQKDITTQSAVVPLVRLAGIGILSLQETAVKALEKISASWPKSVLDAGGIFELSKVILQEDPQPPLELWESAAFVLCNVLQYDAECFFRVELPVLVKLLFSTIESTVMLALKALMIHEKNDASSTVQMAELGAINALLDLLRSHQCEEESGSLLEVIFNNPKVRELKLCKYAIAPLSQYLLDPQTRSEPGRLLAALALGDLSQQEGLSRSSGSVSACRALISVLEEQPTEEMKVVAICALQNFVMNSRTNRRAVAEAGGILLIQELLLSSNAEVSGQAALMVKFLFSNHTLQEYVSNELIRSLTAALERGLWSTSTINIEVLRTLNVIFSNFPKLRASEAATFCIPHLVGALRSGVEDVQGLVLDILYLLRHSWTNMAIDVAKSQAMIAAEAIPVLQMLMKTCPPVFHDKADSLLHCLPGCLTVNVMRANNLKQSMATTNAFCQLTIGNCPPRQTKVVSNRTSPEWKESFTWAFDVPPKGQKLHIICKSKSTFGKTTLGRVTIQIDKVVIEGVYNGSLSLNHDNSKDASSRTLDIEIAWSNRTTDDTL, from the exons ATGCAGATGTTGAAAGCATTCCTTCCTGTAGCTCAGGAGGAAACTTTTTCTTCCTCCCTATCCAG GAAAATGGATATGGACGATCCAGAGAAGGCAATGTCTACGGTTGCTCAGCTCATAGAGCAACTCCACACCAAAACATCTTCTCCGCAAGACAAAGAGCTCACGACAGCTCGTCTACTTGGTATTGCCAAAAGCAGAAAGGAGGCAAGGAGGCTGATTGGTTCGTATCCCCAAGCTATGCCTTTGTTCATTTCCATGCTTAGAAATGGGACGGCTTTGGCCAAAGTCAACGTCGCTTCTATCTTTTGTGTTTTATGCAAAGACAAGGACTTGCGACTCAAAGTGCTTCTAGGAGGATGCATCCCTCCGTTGCTCTCGGTTTTGAAGTCTGGAACCATTGATACTAGGAAAGCAGCGGCAGAGGCTATTTATGAGGTTTCTTCTGCTGGAATTTCCGATGATCACATTGGCATGAAGATATTTATTACAGAAGGTGTGGTGCCAACTTTGTGGGATCAACTTAGCTTGAAAGGAAACCAGGATAGAGTGGTTGAAGGGTACGTTACAGGAGCTTTGAGGAATCTTTGTGGTGTGGATAATGGTTATTGGAGAGTGGTACTTGAGGGTAGTGGTGTAGACATAGTCGTGTCTCTTTTGTCATCTGACAATCCTAATTCTCAAGCAAATGCTGCTTCTCTCCTGGCTCGTCTTGTGCTGTCCTTTTGCGATATTATCCAGAAAATATTAAATTCTGAAGTAGTCAAGTCTCTGGTACAGCTTTTGGAACAGATAAATGATACCAAAGTCCGTGCTAGTGCAGCAGATGCTTTGGAAGCTCTTTCATCAAGATCCGATGAAGCTAAGAAATGCGTTAAAGATGCAGGAGGTGTTAATGCTCTCATTGGAGCCATTGTTGCTCCATCGAAAGAGTGTATGCAGGGAGAAAATGGACAAGCTTTACAAGAACATGCAACTGGAGCGTTGGCGAATGTGTTTGGTGGGATGAGCCATTTAATTATATATCTTGGAGAAGTATCACAATCCCCTCGTCTAACGGAACCAATTGGTGATGTAATTGGAGCTCTTGCCTATGCTCTAATGATTTTCAAACAAACAGAGAGTTCAGAGAAGATATTTGATCCAAGAGTGATAGAGAGCATTTTGGTGAAATTACTAAAGCCTCTTGACACAAAGTTAATCCAAGAGCGGATCTTGGAGGCTATGGCGAGTTTGTACGGAAACAGCAGTCTATCGTGTTACCTAGATGATGCAGAAGCTAAAAGAGTCCTGATCGCTCTCATAACTATGGCTTCTGCTGATGTACGAGAGCATCTAATAGCTTTCTTGTCTCGCTTATGCCATGACAAGGTTGGAATTTGGGAGGCAGTTGGAAAGAGAGAAGGAATCCAATTATTTATATCATTTCTAGGTTTGTCTAGTGAGCAACACCAAGAGTATGCTGTTGAAATGTTGGAAATTCTGACGGCTCAGATCGATGATAGTAAATGGGCTGTAACAGCAGCTGGGGGGATTCCTCCACTTGTCCAGTTGCTTGAGACTGGATCTCAGAAGGCCAAGGAAGATGCTTCCCGCATACTCTGGAATTTATGCTGTCACAGTGAGGAAATCCGCGATTGTGTTGAAAGAGCTGGTGGTATTCCAGCATTCCTGTGGCTACTGAAGACTGGTGGATTGAATTCCCAGGAAACCTCTGCAAAGACACTTTTGAAGCTTGTCCGGACAGCTGATCCTGCTACAATTAATCAGTTGTTGGCTTTACTTCTGGGAGATGATCCTGCTTCAAAGGTTCATGTAATACAAGTACTGGGTCATGTGCTCTCAAAAGCTTCACAAGAAGATATTGTTCATAAAGGGTGTGCCGCTAACAAAGCACTGCGGTCCCTTGTCCAGTCCCTGACATCTTCCAGGGAAGAAACAAAGGAGCATACAGCTTCAGTTTTAGCTGATCTATTCAGCTCAAAACAAGATATATGTGACCATCTTGAAACTGATGACATCATTAATCCCTGGATCAAGCTCCTTACAAGCAACTCTCAGAATGTGGCTAAACAGGTGGCTAGGGCTTTGGACGCACTGTCCCGCCCGGTGAAGAAAAATTCTAATAAAAAGAAGGCTTACATTGCAGAAGGAGATCTTAAGGCACTCATAAAATTGGCGAAGGACTCTTCCATAGAGTCTGCAGAAAACGCAGTATCTGCCCTGGCAAATCTTCTGTCTGATCCGGATATCGCTGCAGAAGCACTAGCTGAAGATGTTGTTTCAGCTTTCACAAGAATCCTGGCTGATGGATCTTCAGAGGGTAAGAGAAATGCATCCCGGGCACTTCATCAGTTACTTAAGAACTTTCCAGTTTGTGATGTGCTAAAGGGAAGTGCTCAGTGCCGTTTTGCTATACTTTCACTCGTTGATTCTCTAAAATCAGTAGATATGGATAGCCCAGACGCTTTCGACGTATTAGAAGTAGTTGCAGTTTTGGCAAGGGCTAAGAATGGGGTGAATTTCTCTTACCCCCCATTGACTGCCCTTTCTGAAGTGCCATCAAGCCTGGAAACCCTTGTGCAATGCCTTTCTGAAGGCCGTACTCTTGTGCAAGATAAGGCAATAGAAATATTGTCCAGGCTTTGCTGTGATCAACAATTTCTGATCAGTGAACTTATAGTTTCAAGACCCAAGTCAATTGGGGTTTTGGCTGATAGAATAGTAAATGCATCCAGTTTAGAAGTGAGAGTTGGGGGGACAGCTCTGCTCTTATGTGCTACGAAAGAAAAGAAGCAGCTGATAACGGAGGCACTTGATCAGTCTGGTTTCTCAAAACTCTTGTTACGTGCCCTAGTAGATATGATAAAGGACAATTCTAAATGCTATTCTATAGAAACTGAAGTCCTGACACCGAAAGGTTTTATGGAAAAAAATGTTTTCCAGGATACAGGTGGTTTTTATTTTCCTGATCCAGCTAAAATCTTGGGTGGCACAGTGGCGTTGTGGCTGCTATGCTTACTCACTTCCGTTGATGCTAATTCAAAGCTCATTGTCGTAGAAGCTGGCGGACTTGAGGTTCTCTTTGCGAAGCTTGCTAGGCATACTTCCAGTCCTCAG GCTGAGTTTGAGGATACTGAAGGCATTTGGATTAGCGCTCTCCTCCTGGCTATCATGTTCCAGAATGACAACGTTTCCTCGTCTTCAACAACGATGCAGATCATTCCAACACTTGGACTTTTGCTAAGATCTGATGAACTGATAGATCGGTATTTCGCTGCCCACGCAATGGCTAGTCTTGTTTGTACTAAGAACAGAGGAATAAATCTGACAATTGCAAACTCAGGTGCTATTTCTGGGATTATAAACCTTCTTGGCTATGTAGAGTCAGAGATTCTCAACTTGGTTGCTTTGGCAAATGAATTTTCTCTGGTGAAAGAGCCTGATCAAGTCATTCTTCAACACCTTTTTGAAATTGAAGATGTGAGGCTTGGCTCCACCGCACGCAAATCTATCCCGCTGCTTGTAGATCTCTTAAGGCCAATTCCAGATAGGCCGGGAGCCCCTCAATTTGCCGTCCAAACCCTGATTCGCATTGCTGACGGAAGTGACGCAAATAAATTACTAATGGCTGAAGCTGGAGCTGTGGAAGCTTTAACGAAATACCTTTCTCTAAGCCCTCAAGATTCAATGGAGCGCACCATATCTGAATTGCTTAGAGTATTATTTAGCAACCACGAGCTCAGACAAAACGAAGTAGCACTTAATTCCTTGAATCAGCTAATAGCAGTACTTCGTTTGGGGTCAAGAAGTGCAAGATACAGCGCCGCTGGGGCTCTGAATGAACTCTTTGATGCTGAAAGCATAAGAAATTCTGAAATAGCCCACCAGGCTGCTCAACCATTGATGGACATGCTCGGTACTGTATCAGAGACTGAGCAAGAGGTAGCTCTCTCTGCACTGATTAAATTAAGTTCAGGAAATACTTCGAATACAGCTCTTCTGATTGACGTGGAAGGAAGTCTGCTGGAAAACGTGAACAAAATCTTATCATCTGCTTCTGCTTCAGAGGAGTTAAAGATAAATGCTGCCAAACTCTGTTCTGTTGTTTTCTTAAATAAAAACGTCAGAGCAAGTCCATCCGCCTCTGGATGCCTGAAGCCCCTGACAACACTTATGCAGTCTGAACGAAATGCAGCAGTTGAAGCAGCAGTATGTGCTATTAAGATATTATTGGATGACGAGCAACAGTTAGAAATCGCGGCAGGTCATGACATTCAGGAGCTTCTTGTTGGGTTGGTTTCCGGAACAAACTACAGGATTATCGAGGCTAGCTTATCAGCTCTGATTAAGCTGGGCAAAGACAGAGTACCACGGAAGTTGGACATGGTGGAAGCTGGAATAATTGATCGATGTCTTGAGCTACTACCTGGAGCCTCAAGTTCGTTATGTTCCTCTGTTGCAGAGCTGTTTCGAATTTTAACAAATAGTGGAGTAATCGCCAAAAGACCCGATGTTACAAAAACTGTAGAGCCTCTTTTCATGGTCTTGCTCAGATCAGACTTGACCTTATGGGGGCAACATAGCGCCTTACAAGCACTTGTAAACATTTTGGAAAAACAGCAAAGCCTTGAAGCTTTTAGTTTTACACCCAGTGAAGCCATCGTGCCTCTGATTTCGTTTTTGGAGTCTTCATCTCAAGCTATCCAGCAGCTTGGAGCAGAACTCCTGAGCCATTTTCTTACAATGGAAGATTTCCAGAAAGACATCACAACACAGAGTGCTGTTGTTCCTTTGGTTCGGCTTGCGGGAATTGGAATACTGAGCCTGCAGGAAACTGCAGTAAAGGCACTGGAGAAGATATCTGCTAGCTGGCCTAAGTCTGTTCTTGATGCTGGAGGTATATTCGAGCTATCCAAGGTTATTCTTCAGGAAGATCCTCAGCCACCTCTTGAGCTCTGGGAGTCAGCTGCTTTTGTTCTCTGCAATGTTCTGCAGTATGATGCAGAATGTTTTTTCAGAGTCGAACTACCAGTTTTAGTGAAGCTGTTGTTCTCGACAATTGAAAGCACAGTGATGCTGGCTCTTAAGGCATTGATGATTCATGAGAAGAACGATGCTTCAAGTACCGTACAAATGGCTGAGCTTGGCGCAATTAATGCATTACTGGACCTCCTGAGATCTCATCAATGCGAGGAAGAATCGGGAAGCTTACTTGAAGTAATATTTAACAACCCCAAGGTAAGAGAGTTAAAGTTATGCAAATATGCAATAGCACCACTCTCTCAATACCTGTTGGACCCTCAGACGAGATCAGAACCTGGTAGACTTCTTGCTGCTCTGGCACTTGGGGACCTTTCTCAGCAAGAAGGGCTTTCTAGATCCAGTGGCTCTGTTTCCGCTTGCCGGGCACTCATTAGCGTGCTAGAAGAACAACCAACGGAAGAAATGAAAGTGGTGGCCATCTGTGCGTTGCAGAATTTTGTGATGAATAGTAGAACAAATAGGCGAGCAGTTGCAGAGGCTGGTGGCATATTGTTAATTCAGGAGCTATTGCTTTCTTCTAATGCAGAAGTTTCTGGGCAGGCTGCACTGATGGTCAAGTTTTTGTTCTCCAACCATACACTACAAGAATATGTCTCGAATGAGCTTATAAGGTCATTAACAG CTGCACTTGAAAGAGGCTTGTGGTCTACATCAACTATAAATATCGAAGTTTTGAGAACCCTAAATGTGATCTTCTCCAATTTTCCTAAGCTTCGCGCCTCAGAAGCTGCTACTTTCTGCATCCCTCATTTGGTCGGGGCGCTCAGATCTGGTGTTGAAGATGTCCAGGGATTAGTATTGGATATTCTCTACTTGCTAAGACACTCGTGGACGAATATGGCTATAGATGTTGCAAAATCTCAAGCCATGATTGCAGCTGAAGCAATTCCTGTCCTGCAGATGTTGATGAAAACATGCCCTCCTGTGTTCCACGACAAGGCAGACAGCTTATTGCATTGCTTACCAGGTTGCTTAACAGTAAACGTTATGCGTGCCAACAACTTAAAGCAGTCCATGGCAACCACAAACGCCTTTTGTCAATTGACCATAGGAAACTGCCCTCCACGCCAAACTAAG GTTGTGAGCAATCGCACTTCTCCTGAATGGAAAGAAAGCTTTACTTGGGCATTTGATGTTCCACCCAAAGGACAAAAGCTTCACATCATATGCAAGAGCAAAAGCACATTCGGGAAG ACAACTCTGGGCCGTGTCACTATCCAAATCGACAAAGTCGTGATAGAAGGAGTTTACAACGGATCTCTAAGCTTGAATCATGACAACAGCAAAGATGCATCTTCCAGAACACTCGACATTGAGATTGCATGGTCCAATAGGACAACGGATGATACTCTTTGA
- the LOC106297844 gene encoding caffeoylshikimate esterase-like, translating to MVYGTGIGFGAGTVADPTKPRRPELRKVPRFLFGQSMGGAIALKMHLKEPQAWDGLILVAPMCKFMEDVKPPQLVLNVLILMSTLFPKAKLFPKKDMRPLFYRDPSKRKLSYFDVISYDDQARLKTAVELLNAASDIEMQINKVSLPMLILHGDADIVIDPTVSKFLYEQATSQDKTLKLYPGGYHCILEGDTDENIFTAINDIVAWLDAHTTPK from the exons ATGGTATATGGTACTGGTATCGGTTTTGGAGCTGGTACTGTGGCGGATCCTACCAAACCAA GAAGACCTGAATTGAGAAAGGTGCCTCGGTTCCTATTCGGACAGTCAATGGGAGGAGCTATTGCCTTGAAAATGCATCTGAAAGAACCTCAAGCTTGGGATGGCCTTATACTTGTGGCTCCAATGTGTAAG TTTATGGAGGATGTAAAACCTCCTCAGCTAGTCTTGAATGTGCTAATCTTGATGTCAACACTATTCCCGAAGGCAAAGCTCTTTCCAAAGAAAGACATGCGTCCGCTGTTCTACAGAGACCCAAGTAAAAGAAAACTG TCCTACTTTGATGTGATTAGCTATGATGACCAAGCGCGTCTGAAAACCGCTGTTGAACTTCTAAACGCGGCAAGTGACATTGAGATGCAAATTAATAAG GTCTCTTTGCCAATGTTGATACTACATGGAGACGCAGATATAGTCATAGATCCCACTGTGAGCAAGTTCCTTTATGAGCAAGCAACCAGCCAAGACAAAACGCTAAAACTCTATCCCGGTGGCTACCATTGCATTCTAGAAGGTGACACAGACGAAAACATTTTCACCGCAATCAACGACATAGTTGCTTGGCTTGATGCCCACACCACTCCCAAGTAA